The genome window CGCGCAGCCTCTGCAGCACCTGCCTTTCGGTTTCGGCGTCGAGGGCGCTCGATGGCTCGTCAAATATCAGGATGGGCGCATCGCGGTAAAAAGCCCTTGCAATAGCAAACTTCTGCCACTGCCCGATGCTCAGCTCCTGTCCTCCCCCGAACAGCGGGCCCAGCATGTTATCAAGTCCCCGTGGCATCTTCTGAATAACGTCAATTATGCCGGCCTTTTCGGCAGCCTCCCGTGCAGCCTTTCTGCCTGCATCCCTGCTGATATCGCCAAGCATAATGTTCTCAAATGCAGTCAGGTTGTAGAGGGCAAAATCCTGGAATACCGCCGTGATGCCTTCACGCATGGTTTCAGGTGCAAGCAGCGCAGTGTCGGTGTCATCAAACATTATCTTTCCACTGATCGGGCGGTAAAATCCGCAAAGCAACTTCACCATGGTGGTCTTGCCCGAACCGTTACGGCCCGTAAAGGCGACTGCCTTGCCGGCCGGGATATCAAAGCTTACATCTTCCAGTACCATCTTCTGTTCAGGCTTGTACCTGAAGCTGAGGTCCCTCACGAATATTCCCTTTTTCAGTCCGCCCCGGGGAAAGGTCGCGCCTTCATCACCGGCATCCTTCTGCTGGCCTGGTCCGGTTTCAGCCTCCCCGGGAACCCGTGACCCCTGAATATCTGCAGCCGCCCCAGGAACCCGTATCCCCGGACCATCTGCGGTCTCCCCGTCACCCTCCTTGACCATTTTGTCCGCGTCCGGCCCTTCCACATCCCCTCCCAGATCAGCGCCTGCCGGTACAGTCACCTCCCCGGCGCCCCCAGTCTCCCCCTCACCCTCCGTTCCCTTCCCCGGAAGGGTAATAAAATCAATAAGATCGTTCAGGAAAATATTGTCCTCCACAAGCTGGGTGGCCGATTTGCTGAGCTCACCCAGCACGCTGTAGCCGCGGTGGAAGATCAGGAACGACATGGCCACCGTTCCGATGGTGGAGTGCCCCGTTACCGCAAGCCAGGCAATGTAGCCGAACACCCCGAACACCACCAGCACCGAGAACGTCTGTGCGGCGATGTCGTACCAAAGTACCGACCGGTTAAGACGGTCCTTGCGCCCGAACAATGTTTCGTGCGATCTCCGGAACCGGTGCCTGAAAAACCTGCCGAAGGCGAACAGCTTCAGCTCCTTGGCAAACGGGAGGGCGGTAAGCACGCGGTTGTAGTAATAGGTCTCCCTTTCAGTCGGACTGTTCTCTCTTTTAAGGCGGTACAACTCGCGCGAATGCCTTAGTCTCACTATAATCCCGGGCAGGATGGCCGGCAGCAGGGCCAGCGCCAGGTACCATTTAATGGTGAAAAAGAGAGCTATGATCACAATGCCCGAAATGACCGACCTCACCATCTGCAACAGCTCGTTGCATATCTTCACCGGCCTGAACCCTGCCTCCTGCACGGCTCGGTGTATCTTATCCTGCATTGTTGCATCCTCGTAATACCCCATCGCGAGGTTCTCATGCTTCCTGTGAAGCCTGTCGTAGATCCGCATCGAGACAGAGAACGACAGCTTTTCAAACCAGTAGTTCCTTATCGAAGAGACCACCGCGTTGGCCAGAAAGGTAAGTGCGGTGATCGCGAGAATGACCAGAAAGGGCCGGAATGTGGCCGGATCGCCTGGCTCTGCTGCCGTGAGACTGTCAATCAGCCACTTCAGGCAGAATATAACGGCCAGCGGTAGTATCCCCTGCAGTGAGGCTATCAGCAGGTTGACAGACAAAAGCCTTCCCGATCCCCCTGCAATGAATTTCATGTTGGACGCGAACGAACGCACCGCCCCGGGTATTTTCTGCCTCCAGGTCTTGATCCTCAGCATAATGTTGAAAAAAGGTACCAGCACCCTGCCAAAGCGGCCGATGCAAAAGCCGGCAAACCTGAACAGGGGCGCATCAACGCTTCGCACCCTCTTCCCTTTCTGAAAAGAGACTATCTTTCCGATAAGCTGATCTGCCGCAAACGGTTTGTCAGCAACCCGGTTCCTGTCCCCGCGTGCGATCAGT of Marinilabiliales bacterium contains these proteins:
- a CDS encoding signal peptidase I is translated as MDQRMLKDEIVELGGELLEGKHLVRFRMRGHSMYPVFKDGDIGTVEKCDPAELKRGDIIVFRQGDNLVAHRLVKALVRDGGLLLIARGDRNRVADKPFAADQLIGKIVSFQKGKRVRSVDAPLFRFAGFCIGRFGRVLVPFFNIMLRIKTWRQKIPGAVRSFASNMKFIAGGSGRLLSVNLLIASLQGILPLAVIFCLKWLIDSLTAAEPGDPATFRPFLVILAITALTFLANAVVSSIRNYWFEKLSFSVSMRIYDRLHRKHENLAMGYYEDATMQDKIHRAVQEAGFRPVKICNELLQMVRSVISGIVIIALFFTIKWYLALALLPAILPGIIVRLRHSRELYRLKRENSPTERETYYYNRVLTALPFAKELKLFAFGRFFRHRFRRSHETLFGRKDRLNRSVLWYDIAAQTFSVLVVFGVFGYIAWLAVTGHSTIGTVAMSFLIFHRGYSVLGELSKSATQLVEDNIFLNDLIDFITLPGKGTEGEGETGGAGEVTVPAGADLGGDVEGPDADKMVKEGDGETADGPGIRVPGAAADIQGSRVPGEAETGPGQQKDAGDEGATFPRGGLKKGIFVRDLSFRYKPEQKMVLEDVSFDIPAGKAVAFTGRNGSGKTTMVKLLCGFYRPISGKIMFDDTDTALLAPETMREGITAVFQDFALYNLTAFENIMLGDISRDAGRKAAREAAEKAGIIDVIQKMPRGLDNMLGPLFGGGQELSIGQWQKFAIARAFYRDAPILIFDEPSSALDAETERQVLQRLRELASDRTVIMVSHRPAATDWADIIYSFEEGKVRIADRKGLRGE